One Acinetobacter sp. WCHA55 DNA window includes the following coding sequences:
- a CDS encoding N-acetylmuramoyl-L-alanine amidase family protein: protein MSIITQSIFAENSVVLDVGHSPKQAGSTAANGYPEYTYNLSMVNSIEYFLKSRHVQVLRSSVNEDKVSLVQRATRYPNANLFISVHHDSIPTELTKYKNQLKGFSIFVSKKNPEYGKSLKCANLIGQNLKSIGESPSTYHGINIPGENKKLLTSNGVYQYDNLVVLKKSQKPAVLIEIGVIANPEEANRLSNQKVIWKISENIAQSIQQCLNQ from the coding sequence ATGTCAATCATTACACAATCTATCTTTGCTGAAAATTCAGTAGTACTTGATGTTGGCCATTCACCAAAACAAGCTGGATCTACTGCAGCTAACGGCTATCCTGAATACACTTACAACCTTAGCATGGTCAATTCTATTGAATACTTTCTTAAATCGCGTCATGTCCAAGTGCTCAGATCTTCAGTGAATGAAGATAAAGTCTCACTGGTTCAACGTGCGACCAGATACCCTAATGCTAATCTTTTTATTTCGGTGCACCACGACTCAATACCTACTGAGCTGACCAAGTACAAGAATCAACTCAAAGGTTTTTCAATTTTTGTATCAAAGAAAAATCCAGAATACGGAAAAAGTTTGAAATGCGCCAATCTCATTGGCCAGAACCTAAAATCAATTGGTGAAAGCCCTTCTACTTACCATGGCATTAATATACCAGGTGAAAACAAAAAGCTTTTGACCTCAAATGGCGTATATCAATATGACAATCTAGTGGTCCTGAAGAAATCACAAAAGCCGGCGGTTTTAATTGAGATCGGCGTGATTGCCAATCCTGAAGAAGCAAATCGCTTATCTAATCAGAAAGTAATCTGGAAAATATCTGAAAATATTGCTCAGTCGATACAGCAATGTTTAAACCAATAA